From Manihot esculenta cultivar AM560-2 chromosome 18, M.esculenta_v8, whole genome shotgun sequence:
tagtatatttacaaattagcatgtaaatttataaagatgagtttttaaatcttaatgatctaaatatatgcaagtttaagagtgtaactaaactatatagagctgaattttaaaaaatttagatttggctcgttaaagtatatgcagggtttgagtttatttctcttatgatagtaATTTCAGTTTGCTTAACGAGACCGTTTATGAGCCTATTCGCGAGCCTGCTCATGAATTCAGAAACGAGCCGAACTCacgagccttaacgagccgaatactatggagctcaagcttggctcgtttaccaaatgagcctaaaaattaaactcgagcttggctcgtttagaaatcgaatcgagctcggtcgagcttttatcgaatcGAACCTCGAATAGCTTACGAACggtttggttcatttacacccTACCTGGAATACAATATAATTTCTCATTTTTTATCCCTCTTCTTGACGTAATGACACGTGTATGAAAATTTTGCCGCGAATTCAATAACACGCAAACCACTACGTTTCCAGCTTATTCGGCCATGTCATCAACCCACACTTGACAACACGTGGCGCAAAATTACACTAGTAGTCAGAaaaagtttttttctttttctcgaaaactagaaaaaaaaatatttaaagtagAGAACTAGAAATTGTATTTAGAAAAAAAGTGGAAGGGGGAGAATAGAAAACTAGAAACCGTAGTTTTTTTGGGTTAATTTTAGTTTGACTCCCACGTTATCGCCAGTCGTCACCACCAAAGATTTGGGTTCTGTTTCTTTGGGAACTCTGCGTCTCAAGAGATGATCTTCGAATCCCCTTCTAATCGCACCACCTATTGCCTCCCCTTTATCCTTCTGTTGCGGACTATTTCAGTTATGGAACATGCAAGCTAATTATCTAAACCATccacaaaaataaattataaaaatatttttaatgcattaaaaaaataatacattttactttttacttaaaatataaaaaaattctgtataattaataaatatacatTCTGAGAAATTTAAGTAAAGAAAAgatcaataaattataaattttcaaatttacttGGAACAGTACTAAGGTTTTAAATGTATGTAGACGTGAGTCTTGGACCATCCGGAATCAAAGCATACCCTAAAAATTAGCAATTTCATTCTTTGATGTTCATTTCAGTCTGAATTATTAAGATTTTAAGATATTCCAAAGTGTTATTTGTGGGAAAActttttgaattattattaaagtTAATAATACATAATTAAGTATTATagcattaaatataaaattataatttaaacttgagaatactttatttaaaaaaataaaaaaaatttcctttCGTCATCAGAAacattatgttttttttttaaaaaaattatattttattataaaatttcttaGTTGTGGTTTAACGATTTAATCCTCCATTTCCCACTAAAAAAGGGAATGAAAAGAGGGCAGAGTTCTTGACACATGGCAAAACCACAAAAGCATAACGGGTGCAAAAACGTAAAATGTGGGGTCCTCTCTGCTCACGTGTATATGATTAAATCCCGGGATTCGCATCGCAGCCATTGCCGTAATGCGAAATCTCACGCCGATCTGATCTACACCACACACCCCTTCTCACTCACTCTCTCAGTTCATTTCCACTGCAAGTCCCTCACTGTCAATCCACCGTCTCCCGATACTCTCTCCGAGTTTCCTCCGCCTTCAATGCCCAATCCCTTCTCCAcaattcaaatctctctctaCTTCTTCATCCTCCATTCTCTTTTTAAAACCTTCCCTTGCCTAGGTTTTCTCTCCTAtggcatttttttaattttccctCCTCAATGGCGGCCACTTCTCATCTCCATTTCAAGATCACTCGTCTCCCCATTTCTCCGCTGCATTCCTCTTTTTATGGATTGCAACTCAGCAGGAAGAAGGGGAGGGCCGCCATCGGTGTCAGTTCAATCATTTGCTGCTGCTCCGATTCTGTGGTTTCCATTCGGAGTGTCGACAAAAATGAAGGCAGGTCCTCTCATAGGCTCCGTGTTCAAGCCACTCCCACATTGCCTTTTGCTTCTTCTCAGTACGTCGTCGTTTCTCATACTTCTTCCTGTTCCTTGTTCATCTTCCATTGACGCTGTCGCTGTGATATCTATTCAATTGCAAACTTATCACCGGCTTTTATTAATgcaaagagagagagaacaaATATTAACTTCGTTTAAACTTTCAAAGATAAATGAGGATTTTCTGGAAATTGTATTTTATATAGATGGAATTTTGTTCCAAATTTCACATGCTTGCTGGTTCTGCTCATAATGTGAGCTAAATCGTTAACTTAGAGGCCCTGGGTTAGATATTTTCAATTCTTGTAGGGTGTATAGAATATCGGGTTCAGTTCTTAGCTTTATACTAGAATCATGACGAAACCAGACTGCTAATCGAATTTTAGAGTGAATAAAAGTTATCTTGAACCCAAGGATTCAAGTTTCTAATGGATGTTCAGGAACTACTAAGACTAAGAACATTCCGCAAGTTTCAAGAGGATTATGTATTGGTGGATTTGTGTGATTATTCTTTTACACCGTGATGGAGATACAAGTattctataaataaattattttaacatttaacaTGTATTAATTTTCCTTCGTCTCGTGGGACTAGAAAAACTTTTATCAAATTTTCAACTTCTTTCTATTACTCGAGCAGCATAAAGTTTGTGATGTTGCATATAACCGTTGTAGGTCTCGTTTTGCTTCAAAACAAGAAAAGTTTTCTCCTCGTTGCAGCCCAAGAAACTCTGGTCCACAATCCCGAGACACTCCACCAAAAAGAGGTAATTTCTATTGCTTGGCCAGGTTAACTTTTTATTCAATTATGTATGCTACTGCTAATGAAAGCCTGACATGCCAGcgctttcttttattattattttttagaaaatttagatcTTAATGGACATTTCAATATCATGCTTGATAAGTGACGATGTTTGTTCCGCCAATGCAGACACTGGTATCGCAAATGAAAAGGAGTGGGACATCAACTTGTTGAATGAAAATGTTAATGAATCTGGCACTAATGATGATGGTAGTACTTGGTACCGAGAAAGTGGAGAAGACCTGGGTGAAGATGGGTACAGATGTAGATGGACAATAATGGGCGGACGATCACATGATGATACTTCAGAATGGAAAGAAACGGTACAAAATCATTCTGGTCATGTTACGTATGTATGAGTATTATTGATGTTGGATTGAAGCAAACTGGAAGAATTTTTTGTGAAttgatgtacataacaaaaaaCTCTAAACAAGTAGCAGTATTCATTATTTTGATGATTGATGAAGCAAATTACTGTAAATTCAAGATAGTCTGTATACTGTGGCCGAGTCTCCAATTCtaataatttactaaatttacGTCTGTTGTGATATAACCGATATCCAAATGGTGACAATTtcaaaaaatagtttttttatttttttttattttttattttacaattaagGTTGTAGATTTGTGATTAATCATCAACTTAGGATATAACTTTGCTGGCCATCCCTTTTTATCCCTCTATCAGTAGTAAACTATAGAATTCTGAAAGATTTGGACTCTGATTCAATATTTTGATATGATATATGCAACCCTTAGATCCATACTAACATATTTCTGAAGACTTGGGGCTGGGAAGGAGCCACTTCCAGAAATTGAAAGTTAATACAGGAAAAAAAATTGTGTAGCCAGTATGAGTGACTATAAGCTGAGCATGGAAACTTTTGGAAAATGACGTCATGGTCCTACAGTCAGATTTCACAATTTGTTATTAAAGTATGCTACATTGGTAGTATTTTTATAACCATATTGAGTATCATACAAGGTGGATGCATTTAATTGGATTTTTTTATCTCCTTGACAGTGGTGGGAGAAAAGTGACTGGACTGGATACAAAGAGCTAGGTACTGCTTGCCTTGTTTTCACTAGACATGATCATCTTTTCTATTCCATTTCAGTTGGATATTTTGACCTCTTTCAATATGTGAAGTGCTCATTTATagcttattttatgttttataggTGTGGAGAAATCTGGAAGGAATGCTGAAGGGGATTCATGGTGGGAGACATGGCAAGAGGTGCTCCATCAAGATGAATGGAGGTCTACTGCTATGTGCTAATGTTTATCTgtttcaaattttcaataaaatagaaAGCTTTGGTTGAAATAAAATCCCATTAAACCATGGATTTCACTTTCATTTGGAAATTGCTGCTTTACTTTGTTGTTGTAGCAATCTAGCAAGGATAGAGAGAAGTGCACAAAAACAAGCGAAGTCAGGGACTGAAAATGCTGGATGGTATGAGAAATGGTAAGCCATTAGTAAACTGCAGGTAGTATGATATATATACTGTGTTATATATGCAGTTCACAGAAATTACTTACCTAGCGATTACTGTATTAAttatcattcattcattttGGACTTAGGTGGGAGAAATATGATGCTAAAGGCTGGACCGAAAAGGGGGCTCATAAGTATGGTAGACTGAATGAGCAGTCATGGTGGGAGAAGTGGGGAGAGCATTACAATGGGAGAGGATCTGTTCTCAAATGGTTTTCTCTACTTATCACCATATCGTCATATAATCTGCACATATCTTCAGAAATTGGGATCTCATGTTGAAAAGTGTCTGGTTCATTGTTAATAACAATGTGCAATATATTGACTACCTTAAGTATCAAATAGAATCTGAACTATGAACCAGTTGACATAGGAACTGAGCTTCTGAAAATAGAAAACCTGCACAATATCCACAACAATGATTTGGTAAAATATGTGGAATTCTGGGAAATGATAATGTCTCTGAATTTTCAATAGTGTTGCTATTTTATCTATTAGTCTTCTTTTGCAATAATTTTAGAATTACAGCAAGTTCTgcttc
This genomic window contains:
- the LOC110606328 gene encoding uncharacterized protein LOC110606328 isoform X2, which translates into the protein MAATSHLHFKITRLPISPLHSSFYGLQLSRKKGRAAIGVSSIICCCSDSVVSIRSVDKNEGRSSHRLRVQATPTLPFASSQSRFASKQEKFSPRCSPRNSGPQSRDTPPKRDTGIANEKEWDINLLNENVNESGTNDDGSTWYRESGEDLGEDGYRCRWTIMGGRSHDDTSEWKETWWEKSDWTGYKELGVEKSGRNAEGDSWWETWQEVLHQDEWSNLARIERSAQKQAKSGTENAGWYEKWWEKYDAKGWTEKGAHKYGRLNEQSWWEKWGEHYNGRGSVLKWTDKWAETELGTKWGDKWEERFFAGIGSRQGETWHVSPVGERWTRTWGEEHFGNGKVHKYGKSTTGESWDIVVDEETYYE
- the LOC110606328 gene encoding uncharacterized protein LOC110606328 isoform X1, encoding MAATSHLHFKITRLPISPLHSSFYGLQLSRKKGRAAIGVSSIICCCSDSVVSIRSVDKNEGRSSHRLRVQATPTLPFASSQSRFASKQEKFSPRCSPRNSGPQSRDTPPKRDTGIANEKEWDINLLNENVNESGTNDDGSTWYRESGEDLGEDGYRCRWTIMGGRSHDDTSEWKETWWEKSDWTGYKELGVEKSGRNAEGDSWWETWQEVLHQDEWSNLARIERSAQKQAKSGTENAGWYEKWWEKYDAKGWTEKGAHKYGRLNEQSWWEKWGEHYNGRGSVLKWTDKWAETELGTKWGDKWEERFFAGIGSRQGETWHVSPVGERWTRTWGEEHFGNGKVHKYGKSTTGESWDIVVDEETYYEAEPHYGWADVVGDSTQLLSIKPREKPPGVYTSLDFGSSSADDDSSDLPPLPQ